Proteins found in one Stigmatopora nigra isolate UIUO_SnigA chromosome 15, RoL_Snig_1.1, whole genome shotgun sequence genomic segment:
- the LOC144208526 gene encoding interleukin-6 receptor subunit beta-like isoform X1, with protein sequence MDSGWLLLILIANMSISDAFEGSTPAPSIPDCYIPTGESYRVDIHCSWNHGSDPHVITNYSLHWETANNVFDHVNTGTNLSGFIGREHFSMNSELSVWVEAESKHGSAKSQVVVLNTGNLVKPSPPIITSSQQDPLEITWSSICSESHLFLGPCDVRFRNEVDQFWHEEKIGAQVHYELNDPIRAGLVYEFQVRCSCATGIKSNWSGIHRIRTSETAPTGQMDIWKDCGVPATNSDCSLIWKKISLSQANGRILGYEIKQSSQHSRSELLNVSIAEPRNLLVCDEQQCYLNTSLKNVSSASVSAYNAHGATVHSYLAIPAPGKVRSEVSIDVSMNTENLTVSWDSPLQLPDVKLIKEYVVQYKQAGCHLGEGFDWIRVNKSCTSVTFKGHFEKYRPYQVSLFAVTDNQQSHHISSVFGFSSHGIPAKVPSFKVISIAATHATLLWEPIPLTMQNGLILFYEIGVLGQNAVYNVSASTQDGNKMFELQNLSVNQEYEVGIKAVTAAGPGAKVTTSFITKASEHLVLKSKTHLFSFLLLLCLPAILCCFLVLFSKKTNKACLCFNQKIPDPYNSTIFKMIKNQVNDPVPWSCITINEPLPSMSVLELVEIRCPQCEQVYRPKDQTRPAESSKRCICRTHRNSRDEYKEMVDSDEEMSESGAVGKDKCGSSSEDEQDVSGYEQHFMPTVGEENIMSGAAGRDNCGSSSEDEQIGSGYEEHFMPTATEVRNLSGAAGRGNSWSSLEDEQDVSGYEQHFMPTAADILNA encoded by the exons ATGGATTCAGGATGGCTTCTCTTGATCCTAATCGCCAACATGTCAATTTCTGACGCATTTGAAG GTTCTACACCTGCCCCTTCAATACCGGACTGCTACATTCCAACTGGTGAAAGCTACAGGGTTGATATTCACTGTAGTTGGAATCATGGAAGTGATCCACATGTCATCACAAACTATAGCCTTCACTGGGAAACAGCAAACAATGT ATTTGACCATGTGAATACAGGGACCAATTTAAGTGGATTTATCGGACGTGAACACTTTTCCATGAATAGTGAGCTTTCTGTCTGGGTTGAAGCTGAAAGCAAACATGGATCTGCCAAATCTCAAGTGGTTGTCTTAAACACAGGCAACCTTG TGAAGCCGTCTCCTCCTATCATTACATCGAGTCAACAAGATCCTTTGGAAATAACATGGAGTTCTATCTGTAGTGAGTCGCATCTTTTTTTGGGTCCTTGTGATGTGAGATTTCGGAATGAAGTAGACCAATTCTGGCAtgag GAAAAAATTGGTGCACAAGTCCACTATGAACTGAATGATCCTATCCGGGCTGGTTTAGTCTATGAATTTCAGGTCCGCTGTTCCTGTGCAACAGGCATAAAAAGCAATTGGAGTGGAATCCATAGAATAAGGACCTCTGAGACAG ctccTACTGGACAAATGGATATATGGAAGGATTGTGGCGTTCCTGCCACTAATAGTGATTGTTCTCTGATATGGAAG AAGATTTCACTTTCTCAGGCTAATGGCCGAATTCTGGGTTATGAAATTAAGCAGTCCTCCCAACATAGCAGAAGTGAATTACTGAATGTTTCCATAGCTGAACCAAGGAACTTGTTGGTCTGTGATGAGCAACAATGCTACTTGAACACGTCTTTAAAAAACGTGTCATCAGCAAGTGTGTCTGCCTACAATGCCCATGGAGCTACAGTGCACTCCTATCTCGCAATTCCAGCTCCAG GTAAAGTGAGAAGTGAAGTTTCTATTGATGTCAGCATGAATACAGAAAACCTCACAGTATCTTGGGATTCTCCCCTGCAATTACCTGATGTCAAATTAATTAAGGAGTACGTGGTCCAATACAAACAAGCAGGATGCCATTTAGGGGAAGGATTTGACTGGATCAGAGTCAATAAAAGCTGCACTTCAGTTACATTTAAAG gtcattttgaaaaatatagacCTTACCAAGTGTCTCTATTTGCTGTAACGGACAATCAACAAAGCCATCACATATCATCTGTTTTTGGATTTTCTAGTCATGGAA TTCCTGCCAAAGTGCcttcatttaaagtcatttcCATTGCTGCGACACATGCAACCCTATTATGGGAGCCTATACCACTAACCATGCAGAATGGGCTCATTCTCTTCTATGAAATTGGAGTACTTGGACAAAAtg CAGTGTACAATGTGAGCGCTTCCACTCAGGATGGAAACAAGATGTTTGAACTGCAAAATCTCAGTGTAAATCAAGAGTATGAAGTTGGAATTAAGGCGGTGACTGCAGCTGGACCGGGAGCCAAAGTCACCACCAGTTTCATCACAAAGGCATCCGAGCATCTTGTTTTAAAATCCAAaa CACACTTATTTTCATTCCTGCTTCTACTATGCCTCCCTGCCATTTTATgctgttttttggttttattcag taaaaaaacaaacaaggcaTGTCTGTGTTTCAATCAGAAGATCCCAGATCCTTACAATAGCaccattttcaaaatgattaagAATCAG GTGAATGATCCTGTGCCTTGGAGTTGCATCACCATCAATGAACCCCTTCCTTCCATGTCCGTATTAGAACTAGTGGAAATCCGGTGCCCTCAATGCGAACAGGTTTATCGCCCTAAGGACCAAACAAGACCTGCTGAGTCCTCAAAAAGATGTATTTGTAGGACACATAGAAATAGCAGGGATGAGTATAAAGAAATGGTGGACTCTGATGAAGAAATGAGTGAAAGTGGTGCAGTAGGCAAGGACAAATGTGGGAGTTCATCAGAAGATGAACAAGATGTGTCAGGATATGAACAGCACTTTATGCCAACTGTTGGGGAGGAAAATATTATGAGTGGTGCAGCAGGAAGGGACAATTGTGGGAGTTCATCAGAAGATGAACAAATAGGATCAGGATACGAAGAGCACTTCATGCCAACTGCTACGGAGGTAAGGAATCTGAGTGGTGCTGCAGGTAGGGGAAATTCTTGGAGTTCATTGGAAGATGAACAAGATGTATCAGGTTATGAACAGCACTTTATGCCAACTGCTGCAGACATACTTAATGCTTGA
- the LOC144208401 gene encoding transportin-2-like isoform X2, with the protein MEWQPDEQGLQQVLQLLKDSQSPDTTTQRAVQQKLEQLNQFPDFNNYLIFVLTRLKTEDEPTRSLSGLILKNNVKAHYQNFPPTVADFIKQECVNNIGDPSPLIRATIGILITTISSKGELQSWPELLPQLCNLLNSEDYNTCEGSFGALQKICEDLSELLDSDALNRPLNIMIPKFLQFFKHCNPKIRSHAIACVNQFIVSRAQALMNHIDTFIESLFALATDEDSEVRKNVCRALVMLLEVRIDRLIPHMHSIIQYMLQRTQDPDENVALEACEFWLTLAEQPICKEMLSGHLAQLTPILVNGMKYSEIDIILLKGDVEEDEAVPDSDQDIKPRFHKSRTVTLQHEGIEGGDSEDIDDDDDDDDDTLSDWNLRKCSAAALDVLANVFRDELLPHLLPLLKELLFHPDWVIKESGILVLGAIAEGCMQGMVPYLPELIPHLIQCLSDKKALVRSIACWTLSRYAHWVVSQPPDSYLKPLMTELLKCILDANKRVQEAACSHICAID; encoded by the exons ATGGAGTGGCAGCCAGATGAGCAAGGACTTCAGCAAGTCCTCCAACTGCTTAAAGACTCGCAGTCACCCGACACAACTACGCAGAGAGCCGTCCAACAA AAACTTGAACAATTGAACCAGTTCCCTGACTTCAACAACTATCTCATATTTGTCCTCACAAGACTTAAAACAGAAG ATGAGCCAACTCGCTCTCTCAGTGGTCTGATACTGAAGAACAATGTTAAGGCCCATTACCAGAACTTCCCGCCAACTGTTGCGGACTTCATTAAGCAGGAATGCGTCAACAACATTGGCGACCCTTCTCCGCTCATCCGTGCCACCATTG GTATTCTGATCACGACGATTTCCTCTAAGGGGGAGCTGCAGTCATGGCCCGAGCTCCTTCCTCAGCTCTGCAACCTGCTCAACTCGGAGGACTACAATACATGCGAg GGCTCGTTCGGAGCACTACAGAAGATCTGTGAAGACTTGTCCGAGCTGCTGGACAGCGACGCTTTGAATCGACCACTCAATATCATGATACCCAAATTCCTTCAGTTCTTCAAGCACTGCAACCCTAAAATTAG GTCTCATGCGATCGCCTGTGTAAACCAGTTCATCGTTAGTAGAGCACAGGCCCTAATGAACCACATTGACACATTCATTGAG AGCCTCTTTGCGCTGGCAACAGACGAGGACTCGGAAGTCCGAAAGAATGTTTGCCGGGCTTTGGTCATGCTTCTGGAGGTCCGTATCGATCGACTTATCCCTCACATGCACAGCATTATCCAG TATATGCTGCAGCGTACGCAGGACCCAGATGAAAACGTAGCTCTGGAAGCCTGTGAGTTTTGGTTGACTCTGGCAGAGCAGCCAATCTGCAAGGAGATGCTGTCAGGACACCTGGCACA ACTGACACCTATCCTGGTGAATGGAATGAAATACTCAGAGATAGACATCATACTGTTGAAG GGAGATGTGGAGGAAGATGAGGCCGTACCAGACAGCGATCAGGACATCAAGCCGCGTTTCCACAAGTCTCGCACGGTCACTTTGCAGCATGAAGGCATAGAAGGTGGCGACAGTGAAGacattgatgatgatgacgacgatgacgacgacacATTGTCTGATTGGAACCTCA GAAAGTGTTCAGCGGCAGCATTGGACGTGCTTGCAAACGTGTTTCGAGATGAACTGCTGCCTCACCTGCTTCCACTCTTGAAAGAGCTTCTCTTCCATCCTGACTGGGTCATAAAGGAGTCTGGTATTCTTGTATTGGGTGCAATCGCTGAAG GCTGCATGCAAGGCATGGTTCCTTACCTACCAGAGCTCATCCCTCACCTCATCCAATGTCTGAGTGACAAGAAAGCTCTCGTACGCTCCATCGCTTGCTGGACGCTCAGTCGTTACGCACATTGGGTAGTCTCCCAGCCCCCAGACTCTTATCTGAAGCCCCTCATGACCGAGCTTCTTAAGTGCATTCTGGATGCAAACAAGAGGGTTCAAGAAGCAGCCTGCAG TCATATATGTGCCATAGACTAG
- the LOC144208401 gene encoding transportin-2-like isoform X1, translated as MEWQPDEQGLQQVLQLLKDSQSPDTTTQRAVQQKLEQLNQFPDFNNYLIFVLTRLKTEDEPTRSLSGLILKNNVKAHYQNFPPTVADFIKQECVNNIGDPSPLIRATIGILITTISSKGELQSWPELLPQLCNLLNSEDYNTCEGSFGALQKICEDLSELLDSDALNRPLNIMIPKFLQFFKHCNPKIRSHAIACVNQFIVSRAQALMNHIDTFIESLFALATDEDSEVRKNVCRALVMLLEVRIDRLIPHMHSIIQYMLQRTQDPDENVALEACEFWLTLAEQPICKEMLSGHLAQLTPILVNGMKYSEIDIILLKGDVEEDEAVPDSDQDIKPRFHKSRTVTLQHEGIEGGDSEDIDDDDDDDDDTLSDWNLRKCSAAALDVLANVFRDELLPHLLPLLKELLFHPDWVIKESGILVLGAIAEGCMQGMVPYLPELIPHLIQCLSDKKALVRSIACWTLSRYAHWVVSQPPDSYLKPLMTELLKCILDANKRVQEAACSAFATLEEEACTELVPYLSFILDTLVFAFGKYQHKNLLILYDAIGTLADSVGHHLNQPEYIQKLMPPLIAKWNELKDEDKDLFPLLECLSSVATALQSGFLPYCEPVYQRCVTLVQKTLAQAMMYNQHQDQYEAPDKDFMIVALDLLSGLAEGLGNHVEQLVARSNIMTLLFQCMQDTMPEVRQSSFALLGDLTKVCFMHVKPCIAEFMPILGLNLNPEFISVCNNATWAIGEIAMQMGAEMQLYVGVVLPHLVEIINRPNTPKTLLENTAITIGRLGYVCPQGVAPQLPNFIRPWCTSLRNIRDNEEKDSAFRGICVMIGVNPAGVVQDFIFFCDAVASWVNPKDDLRDMFYKILHGFKDQVGQENWQQFSEQFPPLLKERLSACYGV; from the exons ATGGAGTGGCAGCCAGATGAGCAAGGACTTCAGCAAGTCCTCCAACTGCTTAAAGACTCGCAGTCACCCGACACAACTACGCAGAGAGCCGTCCAACAA AAACTTGAACAATTGAACCAGTTCCCTGACTTCAACAACTATCTCATATTTGTCCTCACAAGACTTAAAACAGAAG ATGAGCCAACTCGCTCTCTCAGTGGTCTGATACTGAAGAACAATGTTAAGGCCCATTACCAGAACTTCCCGCCAACTGTTGCGGACTTCATTAAGCAGGAATGCGTCAACAACATTGGCGACCCTTCTCCGCTCATCCGTGCCACCATTG GTATTCTGATCACGACGATTTCCTCTAAGGGGGAGCTGCAGTCATGGCCCGAGCTCCTTCCTCAGCTCTGCAACCTGCTCAACTCGGAGGACTACAATACATGCGAg GGCTCGTTCGGAGCACTACAGAAGATCTGTGAAGACTTGTCCGAGCTGCTGGACAGCGACGCTTTGAATCGACCACTCAATATCATGATACCCAAATTCCTTCAGTTCTTCAAGCACTGCAACCCTAAAATTAG GTCTCATGCGATCGCCTGTGTAAACCAGTTCATCGTTAGTAGAGCACAGGCCCTAATGAACCACATTGACACATTCATTGAG AGCCTCTTTGCGCTGGCAACAGACGAGGACTCGGAAGTCCGAAAGAATGTTTGCCGGGCTTTGGTCATGCTTCTGGAGGTCCGTATCGATCGACTTATCCCTCACATGCACAGCATTATCCAG TATATGCTGCAGCGTACGCAGGACCCAGATGAAAACGTAGCTCTGGAAGCCTGTGAGTTTTGGTTGACTCTGGCAGAGCAGCCAATCTGCAAGGAGATGCTGTCAGGACACCTGGCACA ACTGACACCTATCCTGGTGAATGGAATGAAATACTCAGAGATAGACATCATACTGTTGAAG GGAGATGTGGAGGAAGATGAGGCCGTACCAGACAGCGATCAGGACATCAAGCCGCGTTTCCACAAGTCTCGCACGGTCACTTTGCAGCATGAAGGCATAGAAGGTGGCGACAGTGAAGacattgatgatgatgacgacgatgacgacgacacATTGTCTGATTGGAACCTCA GAAAGTGTTCAGCGGCAGCATTGGACGTGCTTGCAAACGTGTTTCGAGATGAACTGCTGCCTCACCTGCTTCCACTCTTGAAAGAGCTTCTCTTCCATCCTGACTGGGTCATAAAGGAGTCTGGTATTCTTGTATTGGGTGCAATCGCTGAAG GCTGCATGCAAGGCATGGTTCCTTACCTACCAGAGCTCATCCCTCACCTCATCCAATGTCTGAGTGACAAGAAAGCTCTCGTACGCTCCATCGCTTGCTGGACGCTCAGTCGTTACGCACATTGGGTAGTCTCCCAGCCCCCAGACTCTTATCTGAAGCCCCTCATGACCGAGCTTCTTAAGTGCATTCTGGATGCAAACAAGAGGGTTCAAGAAGCAGCCTGCAG CGCCTTTGCCACCTTAGAAGAGGAGGCATGCACAGAACTAGTACCATATTTGAGCTTCATCTTGGACACGCTGGTCTTTGCTTTTGGGAAATACCAGCATAAGAATCTTCTAATCCTCTATGATGCCATTGGAACGCTGGCAGATTCGGTGGGCCACCACCTTAATCAGCCA GAATATATCCAGAAGCTGATGCCTCCTCTTATTGCAAAGTGGAATGAGCTCAAAGATGAGGATAAGGACCTATTTCCTCTCTTGGAG TGCTTATCTTCAGTTGCCACTGCACTGCAGAGTGGGTTTCTGCCTTACTGCGAACCTGTCTACCAGCGCTGTGTCACACTAGTCCAGAAAACTTTAGCTCAGGCTATG ATGTACAACCAGCACCAAGATCAATATGAGGCACCTGACAAGGACTTTATGATAGTAGCTCTGGATTTGCTCAGTGGTTTGGCAGAAGGTTTGGGGAATCACGTAGAGCAGCTTGTGGCCCGCTCCAATATAATGACACTGCTTTTTCAGTGCATGCAG GATACGATGCCTGAAGTGAGGCAAAGCTCTTTCGCCCTGTTGGGAGATTTAACGAAGGTCTGCTTCATGCATGTTAAGCCTTGCATTG CTGAGTTCATGCCCATCCTCGGCCTCAATCTGAACCCAGAGTTTATTTCAGTGTGTAACAATGCCACCTGGGCCATTGGGGAAATTGCCATGCAAATGG GTGCAGAGATGCAACTTTATGTTGGAGTGGTTTTGCCACATTTGGTGGAGATCATCAACAGACCCAATACACCAAAAACCCTGCTGGAAAATACAG CCATAACAATAGGCAGACTGGGTTATGTCTGCCCTCAGGGAGTGGCGCCGCAGCTTCCAAATTTCATCAGGCCTTG GTGCACGTCACTGAGGAATATCAGGGATAATGAAGAGAAAGATTCAGCTTTCCGCGGAATCTGCGTGATGATTGGTGTTAATCCAGCTGGTGTCGTGCAG gacttcattttcttttgtgaTGCCGTGGCATCCTGGGTCAACCCCAAGGATGACCTCCGAGACATGTTTTATAAG
- the LOC144208526 gene encoding interleukin-6 receptor subunit beta-like isoform X2 codes for MDSGWLLLILIANMSISDAFEGSTPAPSIPDCYIPTGESYRVDIHCSWNHGSDPHVITNYSLHWETANNVFDHVNTGTNLSGFIGREHFSMNSELSVWVEAESKHGSAKSQVVVLNTGNLVKPSPPIITSSQQDPLEITWSSICSESHLFLGPCDVRFRNEVDQFWHEEKIGAQVHYELNDPIRAGLVYEFQVRCSCATGIKSNWSGIHRIRTSETAPTGQMDIWKDCGVPATNSDCSLIWKKISLSQANGRILGYEIKQSSQHSRSELLNVSIAEPRNLLVCDEQQCYLNTSLKNVSSASVSAYNAHGATVHSYLAIPAPGKVRSEVSIDVSMNTENLTVSWDSPLQLPDVKLIKEYVVQYKQAGCHLGEGFDWIRVNKSCTSVTFKGHFEKYRPYQVSLFAVTDNQQSHHISSVFGFSSHGIPAKVPSFKVISIAATHATLLWEPIPLTMQNGLILFYEIGVLGQNVYNVSASTQDGNKMFELQNLSVNQEYEVGIKAVTAAGPGAKVTTSFITKASEHLVLKSKTHLFSFLLLLCLPAILCCFLVLFSKKTNKACLCFNQKIPDPYNSTIFKMIKNQVNDPVPWSCITINEPLPSMSVLELVEIRCPQCEQVYRPKDQTRPAESSKRCICRTHRNSRDEYKEMVDSDEEMSESGAVGKDKCGSSSEDEQDVSGYEQHFMPTVGEENIMSGAAGRDNCGSSSEDEQIGSGYEEHFMPTATEVRNLSGAAGRGNSWSSLEDEQDVSGYEQHFMPTAADILNA; via the exons ATGGATTCAGGATGGCTTCTCTTGATCCTAATCGCCAACATGTCAATTTCTGACGCATTTGAAG GTTCTACACCTGCCCCTTCAATACCGGACTGCTACATTCCAACTGGTGAAAGCTACAGGGTTGATATTCACTGTAGTTGGAATCATGGAAGTGATCCACATGTCATCACAAACTATAGCCTTCACTGGGAAACAGCAAACAATGT ATTTGACCATGTGAATACAGGGACCAATTTAAGTGGATTTATCGGACGTGAACACTTTTCCATGAATAGTGAGCTTTCTGTCTGGGTTGAAGCTGAAAGCAAACATGGATCTGCCAAATCTCAAGTGGTTGTCTTAAACACAGGCAACCTTG TGAAGCCGTCTCCTCCTATCATTACATCGAGTCAACAAGATCCTTTGGAAATAACATGGAGTTCTATCTGTAGTGAGTCGCATCTTTTTTTGGGTCCTTGTGATGTGAGATTTCGGAATGAAGTAGACCAATTCTGGCAtgag GAAAAAATTGGTGCACAAGTCCACTATGAACTGAATGATCCTATCCGGGCTGGTTTAGTCTATGAATTTCAGGTCCGCTGTTCCTGTGCAACAGGCATAAAAAGCAATTGGAGTGGAATCCATAGAATAAGGACCTCTGAGACAG ctccTACTGGACAAATGGATATATGGAAGGATTGTGGCGTTCCTGCCACTAATAGTGATTGTTCTCTGATATGGAAG AAGATTTCACTTTCTCAGGCTAATGGCCGAATTCTGGGTTATGAAATTAAGCAGTCCTCCCAACATAGCAGAAGTGAATTACTGAATGTTTCCATAGCTGAACCAAGGAACTTGTTGGTCTGTGATGAGCAACAATGCTACTTGAACACGTCTTTAAAAAACGTGTCATCAGCAAGTGTGTCTGCCTACAATGCCCATGGAGCTACAGTGCACTCCTATCTCGCAATTCCAGCTCCAG GTAAAGTGAGAAGTGAAGTTTCTATTGATGTCAGCATGAATACAGAAAACCTCACAGTATCTTGGGATTCTCCCCTGCAATTACCTGATGTCAAATTAATTAAGGAGTACGTGGTCCAATACAAACAAGCAGGATGCCATTTAGGGGAAGGATTTGACTGGATCAGAGTCAATAAAAGCTGCACTTCAGTTACATTTAAAG gtcattttgaaaaatatagacCTTACCAAGTGTCTCTATTTGCTGTAACGGACAATCAACAAAGCCATCACATATCATCTGTTTTTGGATTTTCTAGTCATGGAA TTCCTGCCAAAGTGCcttcatttaaagtcatttcCATTGCTGCGACACATGCAACCCTATTATGGGAGCCTATACCACTAACCATGCAGAATGGGCTCATTCTCTTCTATGAAATTGGAGTACTTGGACAAAAtg TGTACAATGTGAGCGCTTCCACTCAGGATGGAAACAAGATGTTTGAACTGCAAAATCTCAGTGTAAATCAAGAGTATGAAGTTGGAATTAAGGCGGTGACTGCAGCTGGACCGGGAGCCAAAGTCACCACCAGTTTCATCACAAAGGCATCCGAGCATCTTGTTTTAAAATCCAAaa CACACTTATTTTCATTCCTGCTTCTACTATGCCTCCCTGCCATTTTATgctgttttttggttttattcag taaaaaaacaaacaaggcaTGTCTGTGTTTCAATCAGAAGATCCCAGATCCTTACAATAGCaccattttcaaaatgattaagAATCAG GTGAATGATCCTGTGCCTTGGAGTTGCATCACCATCAATGAACCCCTTCCTTCCATGTCCGTATTAGAACTAGTGGAAATCCGGTGCCCTCAATGCGAACAGGTTTATCGCCCTAAGGACCAAACAAGACCTGCTGAGTCCTCAAAAAGATGTATTTGTAGGACACATAGAAATAGCAGGGATGAGTATAAAGAAATGGTGGACTCTGATGAAGAAATGAGTGAAAGTGGTGCAGTAGGCAAGGACAAATGTGGGAGTTCATCAGAAGATGAACAAGATGTGTCAGGATATGAACAGCACTTTATGCCAACTGTTGGGGAGGAAAATATTATGAGTGGTGCAGCAGGAAGGGACAATTGTGGGAGTTCATCAGAAGATGAACAAATAGGATCAGGATACGAAGAGCACTTCATGCCAACTGCTACGGAGGTAAGGAATCTGAGTGGTGCTGCAGGTAGGGGAAATTCTTGGAGTTCATTGGAAGATGAACAAGATGTATCAGGTTATGAACAGCACTTTATGCCAACTGCTGCAGACATACTTAATGCTTGA